In Camelus bactrianus isolate YW-2024 breed Bactrian camel chromosome 28, ASM4877302v1, whole genome shotgun sequence, the DNA window CTTCCTGGGTTTTCAAAGCAAAGACTTTGTCCCCATTCTGTCCACTGAATCCCACAGGCTCCATTTAAGACTGTTTCTGGGCAAGGTAGTGAGAAAGGTAAGGATGTAGAGGTACCTGCCAGGCTCACACAAGACACAGCACAGTGAACCAAGGGTCCTGAGGATAATCAGGTCAAAGTAGGTGTTTGAGAGAGAAAGGGCCGATAAGGTAAACAATCCAAATCGATGAAATACAAATGTCCTGGGGAATCCTGGGTTGGAATTCTCCTCCCACCCAAGCAAATCCAAACCAAAATCCCATAACCCACTTAGAAGAAAAGGTATCAGGAAAGGGAACTGATCCAGAAGTGACGAGAAGCGAACAAAGAGAACTACATGAGGATTTTCCCTAAACATTTCTAAAGCTCCACACTGTCTTCATAGATGCTCTGTCTTACGACCATTAACAGCATATCCCAAACCAACACCTTATTTCCCGAAGAGAAGCGCTTGCTTACCTCTCCATCTCTTAATTCTTTCTCATTTTGGAAAGAGCAAGAGTTTTCATTCATGACTCAAAACCATTTGTTCAAGAGAGCTTTGTCCTTGGGCTCAGAAAGGAGTTGAATGAGGTCTGAGATTAGAAGCTATGGGGACAGCCTGAGATCTGGTTGTCCTATCTTTGCCTTCCTTCTTGGCAGCATTCAGACTAAGAGCAAGAAAACAGTCCCTTTGTGCCATCACCAGGGTGTAGGTTTCTGTGAGTATTGAAAGAAGTCCCCGAGGTCTCTGGAGCCTCAgccctggaaaaaaattaaagaagaaaactggTTTCATCATTTAGTTATGCTCTGTTGGGaaaaattgactttaaaaatgtttaggcAGCTGTAAACATATTCTGAATAAACAGGCTGCTTTAGTCAAATGCCGTTCTCTTACTTGCCCTGTCACTGAACAGAAAGAAGAGGTCCCTGCAGGATTCTGAGGGCTGGAATCTCAGTGCCCAGGAGAGAGGGCCCCAGTGTAAGTGGTGGGGTCTGTTTCCAACATGAAGTTACTGGGATCTGGGGCAGCCTATCAGAGGGGTGAGGCTAATGGGTGGCACGCTGTTGAATGGTCTTAGCTGAAGCTCTCAGGCTTTGCTTAGGTCTCAGCACAGGTTGGACCTGACATTTGATTTGGTTCCTTTGATGGTAGAAACTCAAAAAGCAACGCAATGCCTACCCTTCCTCAGTTCTCACCAGTATCGTGCATGTGACAGCTGCCTAGACAGTCTGGTCAACATTAAGTCTTTCCTCCTATGACGTGACCTTAGGAAGAGGTCTGGACAGGCCCGTACCTCACCGCGGGGAACCGGACACCATGGATGCCCGTCACAACAAAAATCCGGATAAACAGGCAGATGGCCCACCTACAACTGACAGGCACACCTCACAGACTTGGGTGACTGAAGAAGGAGGGTGGCACGGCTCTGAGGTCAGCCCTCCATTGTGGGCAAACGATCTGGATTCTGGCTGCAGGTGACAAACTGGAATCTTTATCAGGAGGCAGGACACACTGATTCCTAACACCAGGAGCAGGAATATCTCCTGGCTTTTGGGCTGGACATTTGGCCCAGGGTAACTGAGGGAGCAGGGCAGTGCGGTTCAGTCATGGCATCCCAGGATCTAGCTCTCTCCATGTCCTCTGGGGTCCCGgtatctgcctccttttcctttccctcccccttgACTTCCATGACAGCATATGACAAAACACGTATCACCCACCCTTGGGAAGGTGAGAGGCAGGTATGGTAGCAGCAATCTCAAGAAGGCTCTTCTGTTACTGGGCACGAAATGAATCAAGTAGCGTAGAAGCATGACCAGCTTTACACACCTGCAAATCTCAGCTGTGGCTAGAGCGCTGCTGGGGGCTCCAAAAGAAATAGTTACTACCTGtatcagaggaagaaaagagcagaaaCTGTCAAACAGCAAGTACAAGTTACAGAGTCACTCCTACTGGTTCCTTATAGCTGGGCCTGAGGAAATGGCCGTCTTTAAGGATAGATGCTTTCCAAATTAAGTATTTATGGTgtacccactttttaaaaattgaagtatagttgatttacaatgttgttagtttcaagtgtacagcagtgattcagttatgctatatacatggattttttcagattactttccattACTTTCAGATTACTAAtcttgtaggttactacaagatattgaatatagttacctgtgctaaagctaggccttgttgtttatctatttttaagatGCATCCACTTTAGGCAAGAAGCTGCATTAAGGGGAATGATTTTAAGTTTAAGCTTGCTGAAGCTTACACTCTTGGAATAAGTATTGAATCTAGAAACTGGCTCCACACCTTAAATACAAATACGCACACAGGCAGGGCTGTCCTCTCATTGGGCTTGTCACCGGCCAGCTCCCTGCTCTCTCTGGCCCCCATCAGGCCCCCACCGCAGGCATCGTCGGCGGGCTGTGGGGCGCCACGGCCGAAACTACTGGCCACTTTGCCGGCACAGAGCCGAGTACTCGCCGGCTGAGATGTGCGAATCTCAACAGAGATCTCAATCTATCGAGACACCCAGCCAGACAGGGGCTGCGCGGGGACTCCAGATAGAAACTTTCTCACTGCTCGTTGGGGAAACAGGAAAGCATCTTGCCTCAGGTCACCCAGCGAGTCCGCGGCAGAGCGCGGACCATAACCCAGATCTCCCGTCTGCCAGTCGGGAGTCTCTCTGTCCTGCAACTCTCAGCCTCGTCTGGCCCTAGGGCGATGACTTCCACCCCGCATTCCTCCTTCTAGGACTCCCAGAACTCCCCGGACGCGTCCCCGAGTTCCCAGCTCTGTCCGGACTGGGGTCCCTCATCACCTCCGGGCCTCCTCCGCGCATGCGCACGCCGCTAtctgccccccaacccccccgCGCAGCGGGAGAAGGAAGTACGAGGAGCCGGGAGGGTCAATCTGCGTCGGAGGCTTGGCGTCCCACCCGAAGAGTGCTGGTTGGTCAGCGGTCCAAGCTGCCTCCACCTCCCGGCTGGGAGGCCAGGCTACCTCTGGGGCGCCGCGGGCGCAGTCCAAGCGGACGAGCTGCCCGCGTCCGGCGCCGGCGCGATGTGGCTgtcgctgctgctgctggccgTGCTGCTGCTGGCGGTCCTTCGCAAAGTTTACAAGGCGCTGTTTGCAGGCGGCTCCCCGAATCCCTTCCTCGAGGATGTCAGGCGACCACCCGCGCCCCTGGTGACCGACAAGGAGGCCAGGAAGAAGGTTCTCAGGCAAGGTCAGCGGGAGAGACCCCGGGGTCCGAGGCTGCGCCCGGGCATCCTCGCGGGCTGGCGTTCCCATCCCCGCAGGGCGAGCTGCTGCCGGACCCAGGCCTCAGGGTCCCCAGACGTAAAAGGCTTCCTTGCAGGTGGAGACGCCCGCTTTAGAGTCCTCCACCGGCGAGAGCCTTCACCCCCACAGGCTCAGGGAATCGTGGCTCCCCCGGCGCGGGCACTGGCTTTCCCCCTACTTGGAGACCTTTCCCCCACTTGGTTTTAAGACCTtaactttttcacttattttcccACATGGGTTCAGAGACCCCCGTGGGATTGCTGCACAGAAACCTTTATAGGAAATTGCATTTGGTCCATCGAGCGACTTGACTGGTTGGACCATGGCTTGAAAACTTAGGGAGACGCCCAACAGAGTCTGCTCTTTGACCAAAGGACGTTCTCTGtcatctttaaaaagtatttgggGCTTCTTTCTAAAGTTTAAAGAAAGAGTTATgccgctttaaaaaaaaaaaagtttaccctgTTTGATCTCCTGGGTCCCTCACTAGTATTTTGTGTGACAAGCCTTGCTTCACAGTTGGAGATGGTACTGTTCTGAGTGAATGGACTATTAGTCGGAACTGCTGAGATCAGTTTTAATTGGACTTGTCACTAATTTCCTGCATAACCATTAAGCACACTGTCACAAATTTCCTGCATGACCATTAACGAATCACTCCATTATCTGGGTTGGTCTAAAAATGAGATAACTACTTTAACTGTATTTCACACCAGGTTGTGATCTCTTAGTGGGTCATGAAATCTACTGAGTGGGTTGGGACTAGCATTTTAAAGTGAAGTAGAGTTGAAAACATCAGAGTGCATCATATATAGTTCTGGTAAGTATTGTGAAACTTCTGTTTCAGGTATTTATGTTATATACTAACATATATTCTGGGATGTaatatgaaatgtatttttcactctAGTATTCCCATTCTGGCAGGGTGAGCTGCTGCCCACTGGGACCCAGCGAATTATGGCCCCACCATCTTGGGCAAGGACTTTGGTGAGCAAAGGTCTGGGCATAGCCTGGTCCAGGCCCCGCCCCTTAGTATGGCTCATGCTCACGTGATAAAGAGACCTTTCTCTTACTGGTTTTAagactttaactttttaatttgtcTTCCCACAGGGGTTCAGGTACATAGAAGAGCTACACAGAAACCTTTATAGGAAATTGCATTTGGTCCCTCAAGTGATTACAGTTAAGAAAAACAGTTAAACTAATTATCAATTTTTAGACCAACCCAGATAATGGAgtgacttttttcccttctttaaatttcctttttaaaatttttcctttttttctttcctttccttttaaaaaaattttatggaggggaagtaattttagatttatttattaaaaaaatttttttaaacaggtgctaggaattgaacccaggaccttgtgcatgctagacatgcactctaccactgaactgtaccttGCACCTTGGAGTGACTTGTTAATGGCCATGCAGGAAATTAGTGACAGTGTGCTAAACGGCTATGCAGTTTTTCACtctaagtcttttttaaaaaacatttgaaaagttAAAAGTTTCCCAAGTTCTCTAGCAGCTTGAAAGATTGCAAATCTCAGTTCTTCAGGAGTGATCTTTAAAGAACAGACCTTGTGTGGGGAGTGCCCATCAAGCACCACGGGCTGTCCAGTTTTGTCTTGTTTAGGTACTGCCCTTTCAACCCTGCCTCCAGGCTTCCCCAGTGTGAGGGGGGTGGTGCTGTGACGTCTCAGAGCAGCAGCCTCCAAGCAGCTCTGTGCTGCCCACGCCTCTGCATCAGGATCTTGAAGAACCATCATATGACCGGGCTGGCCCACCTCTCCCTGCAGACTTTACATTTTCCCAAGATAACCTGCTTGTGAATGGGGTAGTTCCTTGAGCCAGCAGCCTGCCCCACGACActccctcttcccccacctccttgTATTGTTTCTTCCCTAGCTCACTCTCTGTCTGGTTTTTGGTTTCTCAGCTTATGTTGTcagaatttttcccttttttttggtggggggaggtaattaggtttatttatttttagaggaggtactggggattgaacctaggacctcatgcatgctaagcatgcactctaccacttgagctataccctccccccactgttgtcagatttttttgttgcttgtttttcttataATAATTTCTCGAGTCTTACTTTCTTTGAAAGTAGGGAAAATCCCCAGGTACATAGGTGGCTTTGGTTAaatcagttcttttttattttgttagtttttggTTAAATCAGTTCTGATCAAACCAAATCACTCTGTTTAATCTGCCTGGCTGGCCTTGAGCATTTCCCAGCAAAGTGTTGGTGATATTCTAGCCGGGAGTTCCGAGCCAAGCTGCTCTAGAGTTTTCCTGCATTGTACAAGCTAGAGGGTTCTGCCTTGGTTTCCACATCTTTGCTCTTTCGCTGTCCCGCCTGAGCAGCCCACCCTCTATCTCTTCCCCTGTGCTGCAGCTTTCTCAGCCAGACTGGTGCCAGAGAAGCTAGATGTGGTGGTGATTGGCAGCGGCTTTGGGGGCCTGGCTGCCGCTGCGATCCTGGCCAAAGCTGGCAAGCGAGTTCTGGTGCTGGAACAACACACCAAGGCAGGAGGCTGTTGTCATACCTTTAGACAGGATGGCCTTGAATTTGACACGGGTAAGGCTTCTGTGGAAAAGGGTGTGGGATAATGGGCATTTCTGTGATTTGGGGGACCACGTCTTCTCCCTGGGCACCACTTTCCTTGTCTGACAGCCGTACCTGCTGGGAGCTGAACTGGGCAGGGATTTGGTGGTTTCTGCTGCAACTACCCTCTACAGAAAGGGTGGGTAGCCCCCCCAGGCGTGGACTTGGCCCTGCAGGACAAactctttcttttgttgttgttgttgttgtttttatttttttattttggggaaagagATAATTAgctttttactcatttttttagtGGAGTGGGGATtccacccaggaccttgtgcatgctaggcatgcactctaccaccagGCTGTGCCCTCCCCCAGAACAACCTCTTTCACGTTGCTTCCTTGTTGGAGCCTTTCAGGGCTCAGTCGCCTTCTCTCTACGATGCCTTGTTTTTCTGTCTCCCAACAGGAATCCATTATGTTGGTCGCATGCATGAGGGCAGCTTTGGCCGTTTTACCTTGGACCAGATCACTGAGGGGCAGCTGGACTGGGCTGCCTTGCCCTCACCCTTTGACATCATGGTACTAGAAGGGCCCAGCGGCCGAAAGGAGTTTCCCATGTACAGTGGGAAGAAAGCGTACATTCAGGGCCTCAAGGACAAGTTTCCCCAGGAAGAAGCTGCCATCGACAAGTACATAAAGCTGGTGAAGGTAAGCTGGACACGCTGAGGACCCCCGCCTAGTCCCGACAAGGCTGACCTTCCGCATTAGAGGAGTGAGTGGTgagggaagcaggaaggaggagCAGGCATGTCTGTCTGGAACTCAGCCCCCAACCCGGGTTGGCCTCTGTGCGCAGCTGGCCCCTCTGTCTCTGCAGCCTGGGCTCAGCAGCTGCAATGCTCACTCCGGCCTCTGGGGGCGCCCTGTTCTCCTCGCTCACCAGGCTGTGTTCACATAGGCGCCCTTTTCCACTTCCTCTGAGACCAGATTGCGATTTTTCAAAAGGAATTTGGGCAGGAAACTGAAAAGCCAAAAAGGAATCATATGAGGGGAGGATGGAAAAAAATTCAGagtacagagttttaaaaatccatgttcAGCCGGGTAAGTGTTTCAGGGCCCTCGGCCAGTGCAGGCTCTCGGAGAGATGCTGTTACAGCGCTGCTGGGGGCCAGGCGGTTCCTCCCTGCCGGTTTCCTCCCCAGGTGGTATCCCGCGGAGTCCTTCATGCCATGTTGTTGAAGATCCTCCCGCTGCCTGTGGCTCAGGTGCTCAGCAAGTGCAGGCTGCTCACCCGATTCTCTCCGTTCCTTCGCGCGTCCACCCAGAGCCTGGCCGAGGTCCTGCAGCAGCTCCCAGCCTCCCGGGAGCTCCAGGCGGTGCTCAGCTACATCTTCCCCACATACGGTGGGTAccagcctggggccctgggcGGTTCCCTCGATCTTCCTTCCTGCACCTGCTGGACTGACTGAAATGGAGCAGCATTCACCCCAGGGAGCTTAGGGAGCTTAGGGAGGAGACGTCTGTCCACCTCCCTGCTGGATGCTCTGGAGAAAAGGCCATTCATCCATGCTCTGGATGACCTTCCTTCCCAACCACCACTGCCCTCCCCGGCAGCCTGGCAGTTGGCAGGGAGGACACTCCCCCTGGCCCCAGCGTGGTTCCCCACGTTTTGATGGAAACAGGCCCTCTGGCTTCTCTGGGGATCACTTGGATCCTGGGGTGGAGAGCCTCAGGCCACGTGTTTTCTGATGGGAACCGTGTCCCTTCCTGAATGGTGTTGCTGCCTGCTCCTGCCTCGTCACCCCTTCCTTCATTTTGTAGGTGTGACCCCCAGCTATACGGCCTTTTCCATGCATGCTCTGCTGGTTAACCACTACCTGGAAGGGGCCTTTTACCCCCGAGGGGGCTCCAGTGAAATCGCCTTCCACACCATCCGTGTGATTCAGCAGGCTGGGGGCGCCGTCCTGACGAGGGCTCCTGTGCAGAGCATCTTGCTGGACTCAGCTGGGAGAGCCTGTGGTGAGAGGCCTGCATGGGGCTTCATGGTCCTTGGGCTGGAGTGGAGGGGAGACcccagagaaaagaaagcagtgaGGGCAGAAGGTGCAGAACTGACCTCCTCGTGGGAGCTTAAAAGCTGGAATCTGCCTCCAAACGGGTGGAGAAATAGTGATTGGTTCAGAGGTAAAAAGGACACAGGAAGGGTAAAGGATTGCGTGGTTCCCAGAGAAcagtatttcatcattttttcaaTAGATAAAAATAGTTATCCAGTAACCCAGGGCCTTCTTGAGTGTAGGGGCTGtgtctttttaatctttatgtcTGTAGATTCTAGATAACAGAGCCCAGTAAACGTTCAGTGGAGTGGGTCCGTACCTGGGCACTCCGTAGGGCATGTGCGGGCCGGCAGGCTGCCCTGCCCTCGATCTATAAATGACACTCACTGTCCCAGCTCAGGCATTTGAGGTCACCTGCAGGGAGTCAGAATCCCCCTGTGGGTGAACTCCGTGAGGGGAGGCGCTATGCAAGGATGGACTCCAGTAAATAGaacggggagggggtggtgcttAAGAAGCATTGGGGACAGGGACGGAGGAGGCCCTAGGAAAAGAGGACTGGTGTGACCGTGAATTTGCCAGAGAAATCTGTTagggaggagggggtgagtgGGTGGCCCAGTGCATGAAAAAATCAAGGGAGATCTCTGAGGACGCGTTTGTAGAGGAGTCCGGGAAGTTGCcagggggaggagaggcagcTGGCAGCTGTGTGAGACTCTCTCTCCTTTTCATGAGCAAGTTTTTCCAGCCGGAAGGGGCTTATGAATCAAGGTGGGTTTATCGGTTCAGTAAATTCAGTTCcgaatatatttatttgtgtttttcatgTGCTAAGTGATAAAAGGTGGAGATAAAAGATACGTAAATCCTAATCTCTCATTTAAGAAGTTTCCAGCTCATGGGGAAGATAATTGACATGCCCCGTAGGGGCACGTGCTGAGGGTGGAGGTGACAGAGGATGGTGGCAGGGAAGGCCTCAGAGGGAGGCCACAAAGAGGGAGGAGAAGCCAGAGAGGCGGGTAGGTTTATTCCAGGCCGGGGGAATAGAATGTGCAGAGGCACAGAGGTAGGAAAGAGCTGAAAATGTTAGGTTGAATCATAAGAAACTGCCGTATTTATAGGTCAAAAACATGGTCGACTACCAGCTGTTTCATGTAGTTCCACCTAATAGTTGGGTGAGAATGGCCAGAGACGAGGCTGGGTGCCCAGGAGGGGCCACGTCATGGAAGGCCGATACAAGGCTTTGGGGTTTGATAGAGGTTGAGGTGTCACTGGAGGATGTTAAGGAGAGTGTTGGAACCAGAGCTCCGGCAGCGGTGAGGAGGGGCCTGGGATTCCAGCAAAGGCCTTCAGCCCACCAGCTTCGTTGGGGTTCGTGTGAAGAGAGGAgagcccacgcaggggtgggggggttggaAGCAAGTGGGGGTGACTGTGGGATGCCCTGGGGGTGCTTGAGGATGTTCCCCTCACTTCGCAGTTTTGCCCGCCTGCCCGGGGGAGAGATCTGGCGGGGATAGGGGCCTTTCTCGTCCTCCTGGAACACACAGAGCCCCAGCCAAGCTCTTGTGCCTGCAGGTGTCACCGTGAAGAAAGGTCAGGAGCTGGTGGACATCCACTGCCCTGTCGTGATCTCTGACGTGGGACTGTTCAACACCTACAAGCACTTGCTGCCCGAGAAGGCCCGCTCTCTGCCAGGTAAACGCCGGGCTGCGTCGCTCTCCAAgttccccagcctggcccctctgCAGGCAGCTTACTCAGCCTGGCTCCTCCTTGAATCAGGGCTGCCCTTTGACCCGCCTTAGACAGAAAGAGGAACACACTGGTCCCTAATGTCCATTCCCAGCAGGCCTCTGTTCAGGGGTTGGGGTCAACTTCCTTTGTATTGCATCCTCCTCAAAGACCCCTTGGTCCTTCTCTCTCATTTCATTCTTGGCATATTTACTCCCGTTCCCCTTGTAACCTCAACCACAGTTCCCTCTCCTCTGTTCGAGTCTCTAGTCCAAGTTGCCCATTTCTGGTTTCCCTAGATCTTAGATCCTCTCTCTGATAGTTAATGACGGTGGGTTGAGTCCTAAAGGGACATTTCTGGGGTTTTCACTTAGGTTGCCTCATGAATTCTGCTTCCTTTCTTAATTCCTCACTTACTGAGTGGGGAAGCCTGGTCTGACATTATCGGTAAGGGAACTAAGGCTGTCGTGGAGGAGAAAGGCCTGGCGTGATCGCTGCGGGCCTCTCCTGGGGCCCAAGgttatattttcctgtttctttgggAACCAGCTCCGGATCGGTGTGCAGGCTACAGGAGTACCCTGCTGGCTTTCTTCTGTTCCTTGAGCCCAGCACTCGAAACCTGGGACCCAGATGGAAATATGCCTCAGTCTGGCCATCTCCTGATAGTCTAAAAATGAAAGCCTATGTATTTTGGTCGGGGTGGGGGGCCTGTCTGTGTGCGAGCTATAGCTTTGTCCTTGCACTGGATGCTCAGCCACTAGGGAGAGAGCGTCGCCCTAATGTTCATGGCTGGGGAAACAGGTGTGTAAGTGAGGAACTTCCCAGGGCCAACCAGCTGGAGGTGCT includes these proteins:
- the RETSAT gene encoding all-trans-retinol 13,14-reductase, producing the protein MWLSLLLLAVLLLAVLRKVYKALFAGGSPNPFLEDVRRPPAPLVTDKEARKKVLRQAFSARLVPEKLDVVVIGSGFGGLAAAAILAKAGKRVLVLEQHTKAGGCCHTFRQDGLEFDTGIHYVGRMHEGSFGRFTLDQITEGQLDWAALPSPFDIMVLEGPSGRKEFPMYSGKKAYIQGLKDKFPQEEAAIDKYIKLVKVVSRGVLHAMLLKILPLPVAQVLSKCRLLTRFSPFLRASTQSLAEVLQQLPASRELQAVLSYIFPTYGVTPSYTAFSMHALLVNHYLEGAFYPRGGSSEIAFHTIRVIQQAGGAVLTRAPVQSILLDSAGRACGVTVKKGQELVDIHCPVVISDVGLFNTYKHLLPEKARSLPGVKRQLGMVRPSLSIFLVFVCLRGTKKELGLQSTNYYIYFDTDMDKAMERYLSKPRDEAAAHMPILFFASPSAKDPTWEDRYPDRSTLVMLVPTSYKWFEEWQGEPKGKRSSDYEALKSSFVEASLSVALKLFPQLEGKVDSVTGGSPLTAQFYLATPQGACYGADHDLSRLHPHAMASVRAQSPIPNLYLTGQDIFTCGLMGALQGALLCSSAILKRNVYSDLQKLGSRIQAQKKKN